DNA sequence from the Atribacteraceae bacterium genome:
TTTTGAACTCTCGGGCATCCAGCCGAATCCCCGCTTGTCCAGTGTTCGGCGGGGAGTGGAAATCTGTAAAACCGAGGGCATCGAAATTATCTTGGCCATGGGAGGAGGCAGCGTGCTCGATGCCTCTAAAATCGTCGCGGTCGGAGCGAAATACGACGGAGACCCGTGGGATTTTTTCACGAAAGAAGCAGTACCTGGCGCAATGCTCCCGCTGGGAACGGTTTTGACACTGGCCGCCACCGGCTCGGAGATGAATCATAATTCGGTGGTCACCAACGACGATACCCTTCAGAAATGGGCCGTAGTCGACCCGGCCATCTTTCCGACCTTTTCGATCCTGGACCCGGTCAACACCTTCACCGTACCTCGGGATCAGACGGTCAACGGAAGCTGTGATATCCTCGCTCATCTTTTTGAGCAGTATTTTCACGATATCAACGAATGCCCGGTGCAGGACCGGCTGAACGAAAGCCTCATCAATACTGTCATCGAATACACCCCCCGGGTTCTGGACAAGCCCGATGACTATGATGCCCGGGCCACGATCATGTGGTGCGGAACCCTGGCATTGAATCATTTATTGTCCGCCGGCGTCAGCGGAGACTGGTCGACCCACAATATCGAACACGAGTTAAGCGCCCTGTACGACATTCCTCACGGGGCCGGACTGGCGATTGTGTTCCCTCAGTGGATGAAATACGTCCTGGACATCATTCCTGGCAAATTCGCCCAGTTCGGCCAGCGGATCTGGGGCTTGAATGCCGACGGCAAGAGCCAACGGGAACAGGGATTGGCGGCTATCGAACGGACTAAAGAATGGCTCAAATCCATAGGTGCCCCTATTTCCCTGAAAGAGGTTGGGATCGGTTCGGAAAAATTGGAGGAGATGGCCGAACGGGCGGTCAGCCGCGGTCCCTTGGGCGAAATGAAGCCGCTTTCCAAGGTGGATGTTTTGAACATCCTGAAAATGTGCCTGTAAGCCTGTACGAACCAGGGAGAGAAGAGCCGCGCCCGTCCGATGAGGGTCGCCTGTTCCGGACAGACAATGGCCTCTACCGTGAAACGCCAGTTGAGGGAAGGCGAAATTATGGATTACTTCCATCGTAGTCTCCTGGAGGAAATCAAAGATCCCAGGATAAAAAATCACCTGGCAGAGCTATTTGCGTTGAAGCACGAAGAGCTTCTTCAGGTCTTTCAATCCCTTGATGAAGTCATTTTCATCCGGATTCAGGAAACGGGAGAAATCCTTTTCGTCAACGCGGCCTGCGAGAAACGGTATGGGAAAACGGATTCCTTGCGCTGGGAAAAAATCAGTCACGCGTTTCAGGATCCCTTGAATATGATGGACACTCTTTTCCCCGAAAGAAAAGAAATCCAGGGCCTCTCGGAGTGGGAAGTCCTCAACCGGATGGACAACCATTGGTATCGTTGCCGGGAAATCCCTCTACTCTGGCCGGACGGACAACTTGTGCTTTGCCTTTTGGCTTCCGACATCACTGAACTGAAACAGTTGCGGGTGGAACTTGTCCAATCGCGGGAACGTTTTGAAAAAACCACCTTTGGTACCATTCAGGCCATGGGGAAAATCGTCGAGATGCGGGACCCCTATACCGCCGGTCACCAAAAACGGGTGGCTCAGCTGGCCAGTTTCATAACCAGGGAAATGGGCCTGGCCGAAGATAAGGTCGACTGCTGTTTCCTTTCAAGCCTGGTCCATGATATTGGAAAAATCTATATTCCGACCGAAATCCTTCTCAAGCCGGGACCATTGACCGATATTGAATACGCAATGATCAAGGTCCACCCCCAAGTGGGATACGACATCCTCAAATCGGTCGAGTTTCCCTGGCCGATCGGAAAAATTGTCCTTCAACATCACGAACGAATCGACGGATCCGGCTATCCGGAAGGTCTGCGCGGGGCCAAAATTCTTCT
Encoded proteins:
- a CDS encoding HD-GYP domain-containing protein, with the protein product MDYFHRSLLEEIKDPRIKNHLAELFALKHEELLQVFQSLDEVIFIRIQETGEILFVNAACEKRYGKTDSLRWEKISHAFQDPLNMMDTLFPERKEIQGLSEWEVLNRMDNHWYRCREIPLLWPDGQLVLCLLASDITELKQLRVELVQSRERFEKTTFGTIQAMGKIVEMRDPYTAGHQKRVAQLASFITREMGLAEDKVDCCFLSSLVHDIGKIYIPTEILLKPGPLTDIEYAMIKVHPQVGYDILKSVEFPWPIGKIVLQHHERIDGSGYPEGLRGAKILLEARIIAVADTVEAMFSQRPFRKERDFEEVMEEIAHNRDTLYDTDVVDACLKTIAENKIKTLWLSAGDC
- a CDS encoding iron-containing alcohol dehydrogenase; translation: MNNFKFYNPTRVFFGKGETARVGTECRKYGKKILLTYGGGSIKKTGLYDQVISALKQEGMTIFELSGIQPNPRLSSVRRGVEICKTEGIEIILAMGGGSVLDASKIVAVGAKYDGDPWDFFTKEAVPGAMLPLGTVLTLAATGSEMNHNSVVTNDDTLQKWAVVDPAIFPTFSILDPVNTFTVPRDQTVNGSCDILAHLFEQYFHDINECPVQDRLNESLINTVIEYTPRVLDKPDDYDARATIMWCGTLALNHLLSAGVSGDWSTHNIEHELSALYDIPHGAGLAIVFPQWMKYVLDIIPGKFAQFGQRIWGLNADGKSQREQGLAAIERTKEWLKSIGAPISLKEVGIGSEKLEEMAERAVSRGPLGEMKPLSKVDVLNILKMCL